One Streptomyces sp. L2 genomic window carries:
- a CDS encoding cobalamin B12-binding domain-containing protein codes for MGVAAGPIRVVVAKPGLDGHDRGAKVIARALRDAGMEVIYTGLHQTPEQIVGTAIQEDADAIGLSILSGAHNTLFAAVIELLKERDAADILVFGGGIIPEEDIPPLKEKGVAEIFTPGATTASIVEWVRSNVRQPAGA; via the coding sequence ATGGGTGTGGCAGCCGGTCCGATCCGCGTGGTGGTCGCCAAGCCGGGGCTCGACGGTCACGATCGCGGGGCCAAGGTCATCGCGCGGGCGCTGCGCGACGCCGGCATGGAGGTCATCTACACCGGGCTCCACCAGACGCCGGAACAGATCGTCGGCACCGCCATCCAGGAGGACGCCGACGCCATCGGCCTGTCCATCCTCTCCGGCGCCCACAACACGCTGTTCGCCGCCGTCATAGAGCTGCTCAAGGAGCGCGACGCCGCGGACATCCTCGTCTTCGGCGGCGGGATCATCCCGGAGGAGGACATCCCGCCCCTGAAGGAGAAGGGCGTCGCCGAGATCTTCACCCCGGGCGCCACGACCGCGTCCATCGTGGAGTGGGTCCGGAGCAACGTGCGGCAGCCGGCGGGGGCGTAG
- the pcrA gene encoding DNA helicase PcrA, with the protein MSSLFDDSFLAALQPPRGHEEEPPPPPEDDHAPEPLPGDLFSGKFDVPPDRDAYYRDGAPRPAIDTAALLEGLNDNQRAAVVHAGSPLLIVAGAGSGKTRVLTHRIAHLLAERHVHPGQILAITFTNKAAGEMKERVEHLVGPRANAMWVMTFHSACVRILRRESKKLGFTSSFSIYDAADSKRLMALVCRDLDLDPKRFPPKSFSAKISNLKNELIDEEDFAAQATGGTSQTESGGGFEKTLAQAYALYQSRLREANALDFDDLIMTTVNLLRAFPDVAEHYRRRFRHVLVDEYQDTNHAQYALVRELVGTGAHDEDVPPGPDDLPPAELCVVGDADQSIYAFRGATIRNILQFEEDYPDATTILLEQNYRSTQTILSAANAVIERNESRRPKNLWTNAGTGARITGYVADTEHDEAQFVAEEIDRLTDAGDARAGDVAVFYRTNAQSRVFEEIFIRVGLPYKVVGGVRFYERKEVRDVLAYLRVLANPEDSVPLRRILNVPKRGIGDRAEAMIDALAQREKISFPQALKRVDDAYGMAARSANAVKRFNTLMEDLRTIVESGAGPATVLEAILERTGYLAELQNSTDPQDETRIENLQELAAVALEFEQERAEGEQGTLSDFLEQVALVADSDQIPDEEDGDGVITLMTLHTAKGLEFPVVFLTGMEDGVFPHMRALGQAKELEEERRLAYVGITRARERLYLTRSAMRSAWGQPSYNPPSRFLEEIPATHVEWKRTGATAPASSGPASGIAASLSSTRSRSSASGASGFATRRTAEKPVVALAVGDRVTHDQFGLGTVVAVKGTGGNAEATIDFGDDKPKRLLLRYAPVEKL; encoded by the coding sequence TGAGCAGCCTCTTTGACGACAGCTTCCTGGCGGCCCTCCAGCCCCCCCGTGGGCACGAGGAGGAACCCCCGCCACCGCCCGAGGACGATCACGCTCCGGAGCCGCTTCCGGGCGATCTGTTCAGCGGGAAGTTCGACGTACCCCCGGACCGGGACGCGTACTACCGCGACGGCGCCCCGCGCCCCGCCATCGACACCGCCGCGCTGCTGGAGGGGCTGAACGACAACCAGCGCGCCGCGGTCGTGCACGCCGGCTCGCCCCTGCTCATCGTCGCCGGCGCCGGCTCCGGCAAGACCCGTGTGCTCACCCACCGCATCGCGCACCTGCTCGCCGAGCGGCACGTGCACCCGGGCCAGATCCTCGCGATCACCTTCACCAACAAGGCCGCCGGCGAGATGAAGGAGCGCGTCGAGCACCTCGTGGGCCCGCGCGCGAACGCGATGTGGGTGATGACCTTCCACAGCGCGTGCGTGCGCATCCTGCGCCGGGAGTCGAAGAAGCTCGGCTTCACCTCCTCGTTCTCGATCTACGACGCCGCCGACAGCAAGCGCCTGATGGCCCTGGTCTGCCGTGACCTGGACCTCGACCCCAAGCGCTTCCCGCCCAAGTCCTTCAGCGCCAAGATCAGCAATCTGAAGAACGAGCTGATCGACGAGGAGGACTTCGCGGCCCAGGCGACTGGGGGCACCTCCCAGACGGAGTCTGGGGGAGGTTTCGAGAAGACCCTCGCGCAGGCGTACGCCCTGTACCAGTCGCGGCTGCGCGAGGCCAACGCGCTCGACTTCGACGACCTCATCATGACCACGGTCAACCTGCTGCGCGCCTTCCCGGACGTCGCCGAGCACTACCGCCGCCGCTTCCGGCACGTCCTGGTGGACGAGTACCAGGACACGAACCACGCGCAGTACGCGCTCGTGCGGGAACTGGTCGGCACCGGCGCGCACGACGAGGACGTACCGCCCGGACCGGACGACCTCCCGCCCGCCGAACTCTGCGTGGTGGGCGACGCCGACCAGTCGATCTACGCCTTCCGCGGCGCGACCATCCGCAACATCCTCCAGTTCGAGGAGGACTACCCGGACGCGACGACGATCCTCCTGGAGCAGAACTACCGCTCCACGCAGACCATCCTGTCCGCCGCCAACGCGGTCATCGAGCGCAACGAGTCCCGCCGCCCGAAGAACCTGTGGACCAACGCGGGCACGGGCGCGCGGATCACCGGCTACGTCGCCGACACCGAGCACGACGAGGCGCAGTTCGTCGCCGAGGAGATAGACCGCCTCACCGACGCGGGCGACGCGCGCGCGGGAGACGTCGCCGTCTTCTACCGCACCAACGCCCAGTCCCGTGTCTTCGAGGAGATCTTCATCCGCGTCGGCCTGCCCTACAAGGTCGTCGGCGGCGTCCGCTTCTACGAGCGCAAGGAGGTCCGGGACGTCCTGGCCTACCTGCGGGTCCTCGCCAACCCCGAGGACTCGGTGCCGCTGCGCCGCATCCTGAACGTGCCCAAGCGGGGCATCGGCGACCGCGCCGAGGCGATGATCGACGCCCTCGCCCAGCGCGAGAAGATCAGCTTCCCGCAGGCGCTCAAGCGGGTCGACGATGCGTACGGCATGGCCGCGCGGTCCGCCAACGCGGTCAAGCGGTTCAACACCCTGATGGAAGACCTGCGCACGATCGTCGAGTCCGGTGCCGGACCGGCGACCGTCCTGGAAGCCATACTGGAACGCACCGGCTACCTGGCCGAGTTGCAGAACTCCACCGACCCCCAGGACGAGACCCGCATCGAGAACCTCCAGGAACTCGCCGCAGTCGCCCTGGAGTTCGAGCAGGAGCGTGCCGAGGGCGAGCAGGGCACCCTCTCCGACTTCCTGGAGCAGGTCGCCCTGGTCGCCGACTCCGACCAGATCCCCGACGAGGAGGACGGCGACGGTGTCATCACGCTGATGACCCTGCACACCGCCAAGGGCCTGGAGTTCCCGGTGGTGTTCCTGACCGGCATGGAGGACGGCGTCTTCCCGCACATGCGCGCCCTCGGCCAGGCCAAGGAGCTGGAGGAGGAGCGGCGCCTGGCGTACGTCGGCATCACGCGCGCGCGGGAGCGGCTGTACCTGACGCGGTCCGCGATGCGCAGCGCCTGGGGGCAGCCGTCGTACAACCCGCCGTCCCGTTTCCTGGAGGAGATCCCGGCCACCCACGTGGAGTGGAAGCGGACGGGAGCTACGGCGCCGGCGTCCTCCGGGCCCGCGTCCGGGATCGCGGCCTCGCTGTCCTCGACCCGCTCGCGGTCCTCGGCCTCGGGCGCGTCCGGCTTCGCGACGCGGCGCACCGCCGAGAAGCCGGTGGTCGCCCTGGCCGTCGGTGACCGGGTGACGCACGACCAGTTCGGCCTCGGTACGGTCGTCGCCGTCAAGGGCACCGGCGGGAACGCGGAGGCGACGATCGACTTCGGCGACGACAAGCCGAAGCGGCTGCTGCTGCGGTACGCACCGGTGGAGAAGCTGTAG
- a CDS encoding alpha/beta fold hydrolase, protein MRVTGALPLFLPLYHRLWPGRLAGLSVALLKATALEAAILAGHMLLYPTGLLQESRARALPAREGTARLPVESRPPVVLLHGFIDNRSVFVLLRRSLAQQGRQRVESLNYSPLTCDVRTAAELLGRHIEEICERTGSDRVDIVGHSLGGLIARYYVQCLGGDLRVRTLVTLGTPHSGTRAVPLANAHPIVRQMRPDSAVIEELTRPAPGCRTRFVGFWSDLDSVMDPLDTACVDHPDLIAQNVRVTGIGHLALPVHPAVAAGIRDALATPHPADRVTGGLTVA, encoded by the coding sequence ATGAGGGTCACCGGTGCATTGCCGCTTTTCCTCCCGCTCTACCACCGCCTGTGGCCCGGCAGACTCGCCGGTCTGTCGGTGGCCCTTCTGAAGGCCACCGCCCTGGAGGCGGCGATCCTGGCCGGTCACATGCTGCTGTACCCCACCGGTCTGCTGCAGGAGAGCCGGGCCCGCGCACTCCCGGCGCGGGAGGGTACCGCCCGGCTGCCCGTCGAGTCCCGTCCGCCGGTCGTCCTGCTGCACGGCTTCATCGACAACCGCTCGGTCTTCGTCCTGCTGCGCCGCAGCCTCGCCCAGCAGGGCAGACAGCGCGTCGAGTCCCTCAACTACTCTCCGCTCACCTGTGACGTCCGCACCGCGGCCGAACTGCTCGGACGGCACATCGAGGAGATCTGCGAGCGCACCGGAAGCGACCGCGTCGACATCGTCGGCCACAGCCTGGGCGGCCTGATCGCCCGCTATTACGTGCAGTGCCTCGGCGGCGACCTGCGGGTGCGCACCCTCGTCACCCTCGGTACGCCGCACTCGGGCACCCGTGCGGTGCCGCTGGCCAACGCTCACCCGATCGTGCGGCAGATGCGCCCCGACTCGGCGGTCATCGAGGAGCTGACCAGGCCCGCGCCCGGTTGCCGTACCCGTTTCGTCGGCTTCTGGAGCGATCTGGACTCGGTGATGGACCCGCTGGACACGGCCTGCGTCGACCACCCCGACCTGATCGCGCAGAACGTCCGGGTGACCGGGATCGGCCACCTCGCCCTGCCCGTGCACCCCGCCGTCGCGGCCGGGATACGGGACGCCCTCGCCACCCCCCACCCCGCGGACCGGGTCACCGGCGGTCTGACGGTCGCCTGA
- a CDS encoding DUF5691 domain-containing protein gives MGGTSAAVRNPALVTPTGAPDQRTSPDGAHAPAAPRPAAFASTAWEDLVTTALLGTDRRPPGRTGAGRAAPVALLDAAAVATVRRRAGLRAGRAARRPEPAPADPRPALPGAAARRLALLLADRAGGAGGGRRGSSPDLMELLPQWLAAANARGYAAPPQTLPALLDAARGRTDLRPAALAFAGPRALWLAHLNPDWRFALRAAPGGASALPDPEDGEGLRRLWDEGLFAERVTLLTALRSRTPSAARELLTSTWPTERAEDRLMFLDSLRTGLAAEDEPFLEQALSDRSRNVRATAAELLSALPDSALAARMAVRAAVCVAVDRTGERPGLVVEAPHECDPGMERDGIAAKPPTGRGERSWWLGQLVEAAPLTAWPDRLGGRTPEQIVALPVADGWQGELHAAWCRAAVRQRDARWSRALLGSPSAPEAGGPGAVSLAERAKLLATLDSAERAEWVAGFIATHGLSEAFQLLGMCAVPWAPPLGRAVVDALDIARDAGSYPWSFSGVMGLAERCLDTAEASRLDALLAIPDEREDASPGAGGYWAEAFQRLVSTLRLRAAMAEELS, from the coding sequence ATGGGCGGCACCTCGGCAGCCGTACGGAACCCGGCGCTCGTGACACCGACGGGCGCCCCGGACCAGCGCACGTCACCGGATGGCGCACACGCACCGGCGGCGCCCCGGCCGGCCGCTTTCGCCTCCACCGCCTGGGAAGACCTCGTCACCACCGCGCTCCTCGGCACCGACCGGCGCCCGCCTGGGCGGACCGGGGCCGGACGAGCGGCGCCCGTGGCACTGCTGGACGCCGCCGCCGTGGCGACCGTACGGCGGCGGGCCGGGCTGCGGGCCGGTCGGGCCGCGCGCCGGCCGGAACCCGCGCCCGCGGACCCGCGCCCGGCACTGCCCGGCGCGGCCGCTCGACGGCTGGCGCTGCTGCTCGCCGACCGGGCTGGGGGTGCGGGCGGCGGCCGCCGGGGCAGTTCGCCGGACCTCATGGAGCTGTTGCCGCAGTGGCTCGCGGCAGCGAACGCACGCGGCTACGCGGCGCCTCCGCAGACGCTGCCCGCACTGCTCGACGCCGCACGCGGGCGCACCGACCTGCGCCCGGCGGCGCTGGCGTTCGCGGGCCCGCGGGCGTTGTGGCTGGCCCATCTGAACCCGGACTGGCGGTTCGCGCTGCGGGCCGCGCCGGGCGGCGCCTCGGCCCTGCCCGATCCCGAGGACGGTGAGGGGCTGCGACGCCTGTGGGATGAGGGGCTGTTCGCCGAGCGGGTCACGCTGCTTACCGCACTGCGGTCCCGTACACCCTCCGCGGCCCGGGAGTTGCTGACGTCGACCTGGCCGACGGAGCGGGCGGAGGACCGGCTGATGTTCCTCGACTCGCTGCGCACGGGGCTGGCCGCCGAGGACGAGCCGTTCCTGGAACAGGCCCTCAGCGACCGCAGCCGCAACGTCCGGGCGACCGCGGCCGAACTGCTGTCCGCCCTGCCGGACTCGGCGCTCGCCGCACGGATGGCGGTGCGGGCCGCTGTGTGTGTCGCCGTCGACCGCACCGGCGAGCGGCCCGGACTCGTCGTGGAGGCACCGCACGAGTGCGACCCGGGCATGGAGCGGGACGGCATCGCGGCCAAGCCCCCCACAGGACGCGGGGAACGGTCCTGGTGGCTGGGCCAGCTGGTCGAGGCGGCCCCGCTCACCGCCTGGCCGGACCGGCTCGGCGGCCGTACACCGGAGCAGATCGTGGCTTTGCCGGTCGCCGACGGCTGGCAGGGCGAGCTGCACGCGGCCTGGTGCCGGGCGGCGGTACGGCAGCGGGACGCGCGGTGGTCCCGGGCGCTGCTCGGGTCGCCGTCGGCTCCGGAGGCGGGTGGACCGGGCGCGGTGTCCCTGGCGGAGCGGGCCAAGTTGCTCGCCACGCTGGACTCCGCCGAACGGGCCGAGTGGGTGGCGGGGTTCATCGCGACGCACGGCCTGTCGGAGGCGTTCCAGCTGCTCGGGATGTGCGCGGTGCCGTGGGCTCCGCCCCTGGGCCGGGCGGTCGTGGACGCCCTCGACATCGCCCGGGACGCGGGCAGCTACCCGTGGAGCTTCAGCGGGGTGATGGGTCTGGCCGAGCGCTGCCTGGACACGGCGGAGGCGTCACGGCTGGACGCGCTGCTGGCGATACCCGACGAACGGGAGGACGCGTCGCCGGGGGCGGGCGGGTACTGGGCGGAGGCGTTCCAGCGGCTCGTCAGCACGTTGCGCTTGCGCGCGGCTATGGCCGAGGAGCTTTCGTAG
- a CDS encoding M23 family metallopeptidase, which translates to MNDRHPSGSATAPAPASDVSAAHYAPYGGQEAQYGDFTTYGDYAATGFPAPATSATAFDNDPLFGSLPGTGHATAAYDTGQWQTDGVGHGFAHDPYAAQQHAQHTGYGSGAYDTTAWTVPAQATGNDVSGQWDASAWLQPEPAANADATQQWAWGTQAFDTGAYDATQWNSAGSVATESAPQSGEPFDEPFDQQATATFGHVAYEEAGAEHAYAEYGATPDGFGERDGDGGELAATGELPAVPDLLDDREEAVPVPSPRAGGSRSTGRSRRRTPPKRSALLTIAVPSACVMGVAGIAAASVGNLTDDGADTTASASDAHAVKPSVANNKLDTQLRSLSAGADDFADRASRTQERIDLKTQQAEEKKKAAAEAALKERLRPKFVLPVTQKGLSAYFGQAGVNWMSVHTGIDFPVSYGTTVMAATDGVVSTKWNSAYGNMMMVTAKDGTQTWYCHLSHYRVAPGTTVKAGEPIAYSGNSGNSTGPHLHFEVRPGGGAAIDPLPWLRSHGLDPT; encoded by the coding sequence GTGAACGACCGTCACCCGTCGGGGAGCGCAACCGCCCCGGCCCCGGCTTCCGACGTCTCCGCCGCGCACTACGCGCCCTACGGCGGGCAGGAAGCCCAGTACGGCGACTTCACCACGTACGGCGACTACGCCGCCACCGGTTTTCCCGCCCCGGCCACGTCCGCCACGGCCTTCGACAACGACCCCCTCTTCGGCAGCCTCCCGGGCACCGGACACGCCACCGCCGCCTACGACACCGGCCAGTGGCAGACGGACGGCGTCGGCCACGGCTTCGCCCACGACCCGTACGCCGCCCAGCAGCACGCCCAGCACACCGGCTACGGCTCCGGTGCCTACGACACCACCGCCTGGACCGTCCCCGCGCAGGCCACCGGCAACGACGTCAGCGGCCAGTGGGACGCGAGCGCCTGGCTCCAGCCGGAGCCGGCCGCGAACGCCGACGCCACCCAGCAGTGGGCGTGGGGCACCCAGGCGTTCGACACGGGTGCGTACGACGCCACCCAGTGGAACTCCGCCGGCTCCGTGGCCACGGAGTCCGCACCGCAGTCCGGAGAACCGTTCGACGAACCGTTCGACCAGCAGGCCACCGCGACGTTCGGGCACGTGGCGTACGAAGAGGCCGGCGCCGAGCACGCGTACGCCGAGTACGGAGCGACGCCGGACGGGTTCGGTGAACGTGACGGTGACGGCGGCGAGTTGGCCGCCACCGGTGAGCTGCCCGCCGTACCGGACCTGTTGGACGACCGGGAAGAGGCCGTCCCCGTCCCCTCTCCCCGCGCGGGCGGTTCCCGCAGCACCGGCCGGTCCCGTCGCCGTACGCCCCCCAAGCGGTCCGCGCTGCTGACCATCGCGGTGCCGTCGGCGTGCGTCATGGGTGTCGCCGGGATCGCGGCCGCCTCGGTCGGCAATCTCACCGACGACGGCGCGGACACCACCGCCTCCGCCTCGGACGCGCACGCGGTGAAGCCGTCCGTCGCCAACAACAAGCTGGACACGCAGCTGCGCAGCCTCTCCGCCGGCGCCGACGACTTCGCCGACCGGGCCAGCCGGACGCAGGAGCGGATCGACCTCAAGACCCAGCAGGCGGAGGAGAAGAAGAAGGCGGCGGCGGAGGCCGCGCTCAAGGAGCGGCTGCGTCCCAAGTTCGTCCTCCCCGTCACGCAGAAGGGGCTCAGCGCCTACTTCGGCCAGGCCGGCGTCAACTGGATGTCCGTGCACACGGGCATCGACTTCCCGGTGTCGTACGGCACCACGGTGATGGCCGCGACCGACGGCGTCGTGTCCACGAAGTGGAACAGCGCCTACGGCAACATGATGATGGTGACGGCGAAGGACGGCACCCAGACCTGGTACTGCCACCTCTCCCACTACCGGGTCGCCCCCGGCACGACGGTCAAGGCCGGCGAGCCGATCGCCTACTCCGGCAACTCGGGCAACTCCACCGGCCCGCACCTCCACTTCGAGGTGCGCCCGGGCGGCGGCGCGGCCATCGACCCGCTGCCGTGGCTCCGCAGCCACGGCCTGGACCCGACGTAG